One window of Staphylococcus chromogenes genomic DNA carries:
- a CDS encoding lactate/malate family dehydrogenase, producing the protein MKLGIIGVGKVGSQILTDVQSTNLFSSIVVIDSNETLAYGEVLDHHHTQGLKTTNHIEIIQGTYDDLKDADVVVVTASVPMDPEISDRTALTKGNISLIEDIMNQINAVTQQPLVIFISNPVDAMTYIATQANDYPNEKIMGTGTLLESARFRTLIADHYDIDPKSVEAFVIGEHGKNAVPVWSKVTISGMSLTEFETLSQKPAINKEAITQKVDKVAFDVLKNKGWTNAAISKTTVDLIKRLMLNEKSILPLTSLNEEKALAIGLPTLTNRSGVAHVFDIELDADERTHFEQAEKYIKATIDVKNQ; encoded by the coding sequence ATGAAATTAGGTATTATTGGTGTTGGAAAAGTAGGAAGTCAAATTTTAACAGATGTGCAGTCTACCAACTTGTTTTCAAGTATTGTTGTCATTGATTCCAATGAAACGTTAGCGTATGGTGAAGTACTCGATCACCACCATACTCAAGGATTAAAAACGACGAACCATATTGAGATTATCCAAGGAACTTACGACGATTTAAAAGATGCGGATGTGGTGGTCGTTACCGCAAGTGTCCCTATGGACCCTGAAATTTCGGATCGTACGGCTTTAACGAAAGGGAATATTTCTTTAATTGAAGATATTATGAATCAAATTAATGCGGTGACGCAACAACCCCTCGTCATTTTCATTTCAAATCCTGTAGATGCGATGACTTATATTGCGACACAAGCGAATGATTATCCAAATGAAAAAATTATGGGGACAGGGACGTTACTTGAAAGTGCACGCTTTAGAACGTTGATTGCGGATCATTACGACATCGACCCTAAAAGTGTTGAGGCATTTGTTATCGGTGAACATGGTAAAAATGCGGTGCCTGTTTGGAGTAAAGTGACTATCTCAGGGATGTCATTAACAGAATTTGAAACATTGTCTCAAAAACCGGCCATTAATAAAGAAGCCATTACACAAAAAGTCGATAAAGTCGCTTTTGATGTTCTTAAAAATAAAGGATGGACGAATGCGGCGATTTCTAAAACGACGGTCGACTTAATCAAACGCTTAATGTTAAATGAAAAATCTATCTTACCACTCACTTCACTCAACGAAGAGAAAGCACTAGCTATCGGTTTACCGACGTTAACCAATCGCTCAGGGGTCGCACATGTTTTTGACATTGAACTAGATGCCGATGAACGTACCCATTTTGAACAAGCGGAAAAGTATATTAAAGCAACGATTGACGTGAAAAATCAATAA
- a CDS encoding 5'-nucleotidase, lipoprotein e(P4) family has protein sequence MNKWTKTATTLLALGMITSTVPADTFAGTQQAPTQQTQAQHEHDYTKQLGEQNVMSVAWYQNSAEAKALYAQGYNSAKEALSKKIKHHKGGKKLAIVLDIDETVLDNSPYQAASTLKGQSFPTGWHEWVKSAQAKPVYGAKDFLTYADKHDVEIFYVSDRSHEKDLDATIKNLKKEKLPQADKKHVLLKKEGDKSKEERRDKVRTDYNLVMLFGDNLLDFDEPKSATPKSRDELVRQHEDEFGSKYIIFSNPMYGSWEATLYNNDYSIDAKQKLEKRKQSLKYFDMKTNKVKTYQGE, from the coding sequence ATGAACAAATGGACAAAGACAGCAACGACACTTTTAGCCCTCGGTATGATCACTTCAACAGTTCCTGCCGATACGTTTGCGGGAACACAACAAGCACCGACACAACAAACTCAAGCGCAACATGAACATGACTACACGAAGCAATTAGGCGAACAAAATGTCATGAGTGTGGCGTGGTACCAAAATTCTGCAGAAGCGAAAGCGTTATATGCGCAAGGGTATAACAGCGCAAAAGAAGCGTTAAGCAAAAAAATTAAACACCATAAAGGCGGTAAAAAATTAGCGATTGTGCTAGATATCGATGAAACTGTACTTGATAACTCTCCCTACCAAGCCGCAAGTACTTTAAAGGGGCAATCTTTCCCAACAGGTTGGCATGAATGGGTGAAGAGTGCGCAAGCTAAACCCGTTTATGGTGCGAAAGACTTTTTAACATATGCAGATAAACATGATGTTGAAATTTTTTATGTGTCAGACCGTTCGCATGAAAAAGATTTAGATGCGACAATTAAAAATTTGAAAAAAGAAAAGCTACCTCAAGCTGATAAAAAACATGTGTTACTTAAAAAAGAAGGCGATAAGAGTAAGGAAGAACGTCGCGATAAAGTACGTACAGATTACAACTTAGTGATGCTATTTGGTGACAATTTACTTGATTTTGATGAGCCTAAATCAGCAACACCGAAATCTCGTGATGAATTAGTAAGACAACATGAAGATGAATTTGGTAGTAAATATATTATTTTCTCGAACCCAATGTATGGGAGTTGGGAAGCGACATTATACAACAATGATTACAGTATTGATGCCAAACAAAAATTAGAAAAACGTAAACAATCTCTGAAATATTTTGATATGAAAACGAATAAAGTTAAAACATACCAAGGGGAATAA